The Chryseobacterium nakagawai genome has a segment encoding these proteins:
- a CDS encoding metallophosphoesterase, with protein MRIQIISDLHQEFGRTELCFDNADVIVLAGDVNLGIKGIEWMKEAIPDKPVIYVLGNHEYYKGSYPKTLHKIKEVAEDSNVFILENAFVDIGDIRFHGTTLWTDFSIFGNPVKYGMICQPKMNDYKKIRRDPSYSKMRTIDTFKIHQLSKVWLQESLEVSKELKNIVVTHHAPSIQSVPEHYKEDPLTSAYASNLEDMILEHQPQYWIHGHIHTPCRYAIGKTEIICNPHGYIDEKYNGYEKELIVEI; from the coding sequence GTGAGAATACAAATCATTAGCGATCTTCATCAGGAATTTGGACGAACTGAATTATGTTTTGATAATGCAGATGTTATTGTGTTGGCGGGTGATGTCAACTTAGGAATTAAGGGGATTGAATGGATGAAAGAAGCTATTCCCGATAAGCCGGTTATTTATGTGCTGGGCAATCATGAATATTATAAAGGTTCATACCCTAAAACACTTCATAAAATAAAGGAGGTAGCTGAAGATTCTAATGTTTTTATACTCGAAAACGCTTTTGTAGACATTGGAGATATTCGCTTTCATGGGACTACTTTATGGACCGATTTTTCAATCTTTGGAAATCCTGTGAAATACGGAATGATCTGCCAACCGAAGATGAACGATTATAAAAAGATCAGGCGTGATCCATCTTACTCAAAAATGAGAACCATAGATACGTTCAAAATTCATCAGCTTTCAAAAGTATGGTTGCAGGAGAGTCTTGAAGTTTCAAAAGAACTTAAAAATATAGTCGTTACCCATCATGCACCAAGCATTCAATCTGTGCCGGAACATTATAAGGAAGATCCATTGACCTCTGCTTATGCATCCAATCTGGAAGATATGATCCTGGAACATCAGCCGCAGTATTGGATTCATGGTCATATTCATACTCCATGCAGATATGCTATTGGGAAAACGGAGATTATTTGTAATCCTCATGGTTACATAGATGAGAAATATAATGGTTATGAGAAAGAATTGATTGTTGAGATATAG
- a CDS encoding AraC family transcriptional regulator, whose product MAKKSRKEPLQEPDFVSQLAFDKVLQQVEFDLRIKEFVVMEIDRANYIIKPNMPYRSDYFCIFLVQEGSVGFRLDDKRYMVYKGDVVFCPMAETFWVENIADDYNAKYIFFSVDFISEAGFNYKSNNVLKSLSSDPTHIVRNEPELYKRLQFYLDELKMLNNKEKDNYYFNEMIWHHFSLVIYEIDNYFKKIEKPHSVTPREDELTTSFFKLVQEHFKEEHNVQFYADKLFISRKYLTKVINKTMFKTPRDIIHQVLAVEARLLLRNPNLNVNEVASKLKFSDQASFSKFFKKHTGRAPLEYRKDDLY is encoded by the coding sequence ATGGCTAAAAAGTCCCGTAAAGAACCTCTCCAGGAACCCGATTTTGTTTCACAGCTGGCTTTTGATAAAGTGTTACAGCAAGTTGAATTTGATCTCAGGATCAAAGAGTTTGTGGTAATGGAAATTGACAGGGCGAATTATATTATCAAACCTAATATGCCCTATCGCTCAGATTATTTCTGTATTTTTCTCGTTCAGGAAGGAAGTGTAGGATTTAGATTGGATGATAAAAGATATATGGTCTATAAAGGAGATGTGGTTTTTTGTCCTATGGCGGAGACTTTCTGGGTGGAAAATATTGCTGATGATTATAATGCTAAATATATTTTCTTTTCGGTAGATTTTATTTCTGAAGCTGGTTTTAACTATAAGTCTAATAATGTTCTGAAAAGTTTGTCGTCAGACCCTACCCATATCGTAAGGAATGAACCTGAGCTTTACAAAAGACTACAATTTTATCTTGATGAATTGAAGATGTTGAATAACAAGGAGAAAGATAATTATTATTTTAATGAAATGATCTGGCATCACTTCTCGTTGGTTATTTATGAAATAGACAATTATTTCAAAAAAATCGAAAAGCCGCATTCAGTGACCCCTAGGGAAGATGAGCTTACCACGAGTTTCTTTAAACTTGTTCAGGAACATTTCAAGGAAGAACACAATGTACAGTTCTATGCAGACAAGTTGTTTATTAGCCGGAAATACCTTACCAAAGTGATCAATAAAACGATGTTCAAAACACCCCGGGATATTATTCATCAGGTGTTGGCAGTAGAAGCGAGATTATTGCTCAGAAATCCAAATCTTAATGTGAATGAAGTCGCTTCAAAACTTAAATTCTCGGATCAGGCATCTTTCAGTAAATTTTTCAAAAAGCATACTGGGCGAGCTCCGTTGGAATATCGGAAAGATGATTTGTATTGA
- a CDS encoding efflux RND transporter permease subunit yields the protein MLKKIIKRPVLATVISVLLVILGIVGMVSLPITKFPDIAPPTVMVTAAYPGANAETIARSVAPPLENAINGVENMDYITSTASNDGTLSITVIFKLGTDPDQAAINVQNRVAQVTNQLPAEVIQAGITTVKRQNSMIAMVSLTSKDGSMSDLFLENYAKINIVPELKRVKGVGDAMVYGNKDYSMRVWLDPNKLASYNLTPSDVSRAIQTQNLEAAPGRLGERSKEVMEYVLRYKGKFTEPEQYENITIKALSDGSVLKLKDVARVEFGAYSYTVSSNFNKKASVTMAIFQMAGSNANEVQIALQERMKELEKSFPAGMDYEIPYATKEALDQSIEQVIHTLIEAFILVFIVVYIFLQDFRSTLIPAIAVPVSIVGTFFFMKIFGFSINILTLFALVLAIGIVVDDAIVVVEAVHAKMEHKKLNPRAATMSAMSEITGAIVSITLIMSAVFVPVAFMSGSTGLFYQQFALTLAIAIIISAINALTLSPALCALFLKQHHGGTHEKMNFKDRFFAGFNASFNKLTFRYGKAVLFLLKKKWIAVAMIVAFGGLFAWMSMTTPKGFIPDEDQSFIIVTANLAPGASKDRTSKVVSDTEDLLMKNPAVDKVISVDGLNLFSGSMSSSAASIFVKLKNSGERGAVSNINDIIGQTQGMLSKDKRANFLVINTPTVDGFGNTSGMELVLQDRTNGELQNLGNISYGMMGALMQRPEVAVAFTTFDVTYPQFEVLVDEVKSAQLGVNVSDVLGVMQGYYGSIQASDFNRFGKYYRVLVQSTPETRQDKESLNGLFVKNNLGQMVPINTLVSLKQTTGAEVVDRFNLFNSSNLTVMAAPGYSTGQAMAAVEEVSKQVLPPGYTYDYKGMSREEAGSSSQSVMIFGLCIVFVFFLLSAQYESYILPFAVLIAIPVGLSGVFVGITFAELSNNIYVQIALVMLIGLLAKNGILIVEFAIQRRRAGKSLIASAVEGAKARLRPILMTSLAFITGLLPLVFVVGPSAMGNHSIGYAAISGMLFGTILGIFFVPVLFVMFQALHEKINGRVVTDADWEY from the coding sequence ATGTTAAAGAAAATTATAAAAAGACCCGTACTGGCCACGGTTATTTCCGTGTTGCTTGTTATTCTCGGGATCGTCGGTATGGTCAGCCTGCCGATTACAAAATTTCCGGATATTGCACCGCCTACCGTGATGGTAACGGCTGCCTATCCCGGAGCTAATGCTGAAACAATTGCAAGATCTGTGGCTCCGCCATTAGAAAATGCCATCAATGGGGTAGAAAATATGGATTACATTACTTCTACAGCGAGTAATGATGGAACATTAAGTATTACTGTGATCTTTAAGCTGGGTACAGATCCGGATCAGGCCGCGATTAACGTTCAGAACAGGGTGGCACAGGTAACCAACCAGCTTCCTGCTGAGGTGATCCAGGCCGGAATTACTACGGTAAAGAGACAGAATAGTATGATTGCGATGGTTTCCTTAACAAGTAAAGATGGTTCAATGAGTGATCTTTTCCTTGAAAACTATGCAAAAATCAATATTGTTCCGGAACTGAAAAGGGTGAAAGGAGTAGGTGATGCTATGGTGTACGGTAACAAAGATTATTCTATGCGAGTATGGCTTGATCCGAATAAACTGGCTTCCTATAATCTTACTCCATCTGATGTTTCCCGTGCGATTCAGACCCAAAATCTCGAGGCAGCACCCGGAAGATTAGGGGAAAGAAGTAAAGAAGTAATGGAATATGTTCTCCGGTATAAAGGAAAATTTACCGAGCCTGAACAATATGAAAATATTACCATTAAAGCATTAAGCGACGGGTCTGTTTTGAAATTAAAAGATGTTGCCAGAGTAGAGTTTGGAGCTTACAGTTATACGGTTTCCTCTAACTTTAATAAAAAGGCTTCTGTAACGATGGCGATCTTCCAGATGGCGGGTTCCAATGCGAACGAGGTTCAGATTGCACTACAGGAAAGAATGAAGGAATTGGAAAAATCTTTTCCGGCAGGAATGGATTATGAAATTCCATATGCGACTAAAGAGGCATTAGACCAATCAATTGAACAGGTAATTCATACCTTGATTGAAGCATTTATTCTTGTATTCATTGTAGTGTATATTTTCTTACAGGATTTCCGATCTACTTTAATTCCAGCCATTGCAGTACCGGTTTCGATTGTAGGAACGTTCTTCTTTATGAAGATTTTTGGATTCTCTATCAACATTCTTACATTGTTTGCCCTGGTGCTCGCGATTGGTATCGTGGTGGATGATGCCATTGTAGTGGTAGAAGCCGTTCATGCTAAAATGGAGCATAAAAAACTGAATCCAAGAGCGGCCACCATGTCTGCGATGAGTGAGATTACAGGAGCTATTGTTTCCATTACTTTAATTATGTCTGCGGTATTCGTTCCGGTAGCATTTATGAGTGGTTCCACAGGGCTGTTCTATCAACAGTTTGCTTTAACATTAGCAATTGCTATTATCATTTCTGCCATCAATGCATTGACTTTAAGCCCGGCTTTATGTGCATTATTCCTTAAACAGCATCATGGGGGAACTCATGAAAAAATGAACTTTAAAGACCGTTTCTTTGCTGGATTTAATGCGAGTTTTAATAAGCTGACATTCCGTTACGGAAAAGCGGTACTGTTTCTTTTGAAGAAAAAGTGGATTGCAGTGGCCATGATTGTAGCGTTTGGAGGATTGTTTGCCTGGATGTCTATGACCACTCCAAAAGGATTTATTCCTGATGAAGATCAGAGTTTTATTATTGTAACGGCTAACCTGGCACCTGGAGCGTCTAAAGACAGAACATCCAAAGTAGTATCTGATACGGAAGATCTTTTGATGAAAAATCCTGCGGTAGATAAAGTGATTTCTGTAGATGGGCTGAACTTATTCAGTGGATCAATGTCTTCCTCAGCAGCTTCTATTTTCGTTAAATTAAAAAATTCAGGAGAAAGAGGAGCTGTTAGCAATATCAATGACATTATTGGGCAGACGCAGGGAATGCTTTCCAAAGATAAAAGAGCGAATTTCCTTGTAATTAATACGCCAACGGTTGATGGTTTCGGAAATACGAGTGGAATGGAGCTTGTGCTTCAGGATCGTACCAATGGAGAACTTCAGAACCTTGGAAATATTTCCTACGGAATGATGGGTGCTTTGATGCAGAGACCCGAAGTGGCGGTCGCATTTACCACTTTTGATGTTACCTATCCTCAGTTTGAAGTGCTTGTAGATGAGGTGAAATCCGCTCAGCTTGGAGTGAATGTTTCTGATGTATTGGGAGTGATGCAGGGATACTACGGAAGTATTCAGGCTTCAGATTTCAATAGATTTGGGAAATATTACAGAGTTTTAGTACAGTCTACTCCAGAAACGAGACAGGATAAAGAATCTCTGAATGGACTTTTTGTTAAAAATAACCTGGGACAAATGGTTCCTATCAATACTTTGGTGAGTTTAAAGCAGACAACAGGAGCTGAGGTGGTAGACCGTTTCAACCTTTTCAATTCATCCAATTTAACAGTAATGGCTGCGCCGGGTTACAGTACAGGACAAGCTATGGCGGCTGTAGAAGAAGTAAGCAAGCAAGTTCTTCCTCCTGGATATACTTATGATTATAAAGGAATGAGCCGTGAAGAGGCAGGTTCCAGTTCGCAGTCAGTAATGATTTTTGGGTTGTGTATTGTATTTGTATTTTTCCTTTTATCAGCACAATATGAAAGTTATATTCTTCCATTTGCTGTATTGATCGCTATTCCTGTAGGATTATCAGGCGTTTTTGTGGGAATTACTTTCGCAGAATTATCTAATAATATTTACGTTCAGATTGCTCTTGTAATGTTGATTGGGCTTTTGGCAAAGAACGGTATTTTGATCGTGGAATTTGCCATCCAGAGACGAAGAGCTGGAAAAAGTCTTATTGCTTCAGCAGTGGAAGGAGCAAAGGCAAGATTACGTCCGATTTTGATGACCTCTTTGGCATTCATTACAGGATTGCTTCCATTGGTTTTTGTAGTAGGACCGTCAGCAATGGGTAATCATTCTATTGGATATGCGGCAATTTCAGGGATGCTTTTTGGTACCATCTTAGGGATTTTTTTCGTTCCGGTACTTTTTGTGATGTTCCAGGCTTTGCATGAGAAAATCAACGGAAGAGTAGTAACTGATGCAGATTGGGAATATTAA
- the mnmE gene encoding tRNA uridine-5-carboxymethylaminomethyl(34) synthesis GTPase MnmE yields MNNDTICALATANGIGALGIIRVSGNDVLPIVQKSFPAKKLEKQKSHTIHYGYFMDGEEAIDEIMLSIFLAPKSFTTENSVEIAFHGSPHIGKRILETLIKNGARMAKAGEFTLRAFINGRIDLSQAEAIADVIASENEASRKVAINQLKGGITNEISLLRTDLLNFVSLIELELDFAEEDVEFADRTALSGLLDKIDLKLNSLIESFQYGNAIKNGTAVAIIGKPNAGKSTLLNALLKEERAIVSNIAGTTRDTIEEVLHIKGHAFRLIDTAGLRETVDEIEAIGVKKAKEKVENANILVYLADAATEDFSEDIEMIQSLLREDLKLIICATKIDEVTPTKYETVEDVFRNAISHELDFIKISAVENQNIQDLKNELSSYVEQLKSQENNVVITNQRHFEALQKSLDAVNKVKEAISFKISTELLAYELRNALEHLGEISGEVTNDEVLGNIFSKFCIGK; encoded by the coding sequence ATGAATAACGATACTATTTGCGCACTGGCTACTGCTAATGGAATAGGCGCTCTAGGCATTATCAGAGTTTCCGGAAATGATGTTTTACCCATCGTTCAAAAAAGTTTCCCTGCAAAAAAGCTGGAGAAACAGAAGTCTCATACAATCCACTACGGGTATTTTATGGACGGTGAAGAAGCTATTGATGAAATTATGCTTTCCATTTTCCTGGCACCGAAAAGTTTCACTACAGAAAATTCTGTAGAAATTGCTTTCCATGGTTCACCCCATATCGGAAAACGTATTCTTGAAACGCTTATTAAAAATGGAGCGAGAATGGCTAAAGCAGGAGAATTTACACTTCGAGCTTTTATCAATGGAAGAATTGATCTCTCCCAGGCAGAAGCCATTGCTGATGTAATTGCCTCTGAAAATGAAGCCTCCAGAAAGGTAGCTATCAATCAATTAAAAGGTGGAATCACCAATGAAATATCGTTATTAAGAACTGACCTTCTGAATTTTGTTTCCCTTATAGAATTGGAGCTTGACTTTGCAGAAGAAGATGTAGAATTTGCTGACAGAACTGCTTTAAGCGGACTATTAGATAAAATTGACCTTAAATTAAATTCTCTTATTGAGAGCTTCCAATATGGAAACGCTATTAAAAACGGTACTGCTGTTGCGATTATCGGTAAGCCTAATGCAGGGAAATCTACCTTACTCAATGCTTTACTGAAAGAAGAGAGAGCTATTGTAAGTAATATTGCCGGAACCACAAGAGATACCATTGAAGAGGTTCTTCACATTAAAGGCCATGCTTTCCGTTTGATTGATACTGCCGGACTGCGTGAAACGGTAGATGAAATTGAAGCCATTGGAGTAAAAAAAGCGAAGGAAAAGGTAGAAAATGCTAATATTTTAGTGTATCTGGCTGATGCTGCTACTGAAGATTTCTCAGAAGATATTGAAATGATCCAGTCATTATTAAGAGAAGATCTGAAATTAATCATTTGTGCCACAAAAATTGACGAGGTTACTCCTACCAAATATGAAACGGTAGAAGATGTCTTCAGAAATGCTATTTCTCATGAACTTGATTTCATCAAAATATCTGCTGTTGAGAATCAAAACATCCAGGATCTTAAAAATGAATTATCTTCTTACGTTGAACAGCTAAAATCTCAGGAGAATAATGTGGTTATCACTAACCAACGTCATTTCGAAGCTTTACAAAAATCTTTGGATGCCGTAAACAAAGTAAAAGAAGCTATTTCTTTTAAAATTTCTACAGAATTATTGGCTTATGAGCTGAGAAATGCATTGGAGCACCTCGGTGAGATTTCAGGTGAAGTCACCAATGATGAAGTGTTAGGGAATATTTTTTCTAAGTTTTGTATTGGGAAGTAG
- a CDS encoding efflux RND transporter periplasmic adaptor subunit, whose protein sequence is MQRFFVQKSTLLFLSLIALAGCKKSNQNQAYQQQAPELPVEIVQQGDASVSREYAASVEGISNVEIRPQVTGYLSKIFVDEGDYVRAGQPLFKIEDRIFAEQMKSAQAALITAQANLSTSKIDLDRKKELFKNKMVSEIQVKEAEAAYNAARGAVSQSTSSIESAKINLNFSTIKAPVSGFVGRFNYRLGSLMTPGNQEAITLLSDIHQVYTYFSLSENDFNNFQKQYVGSSIDEVIKNTPAVSLLLSGGEKYAETGRIDAVEGQFNKTTGSITLRAKFNNPNNILRSGNTGKILLDQFYSNVVLLPIASTRTIQDKVFVFTIKNGKAEMLPVEVNGKAGDNFIVSKGLKAGDQYIVSGFDRLQPGTPVVAQKKNAQQKKS, encoded by the coding sequence ATGCAAAGATTTTTTGTTCAAAAATCGACACTACTTTTTCTTTCACTCATTGCGTTGGCGGGATGTAAGAAAAGTAATCAAAACCAGGCTTATCAGCAACAGGCACCAGAACTTCCTGTAGAAATAGTACAACAAGGAGACGCCTCAGTTTCCAGAGAATATGCGGCATCTGTTGAGGGAATTTCCAATGTAGAAATAAGACCTCAGGTAACAGGATACCTAAGCAAAATTTTTGTAGATGAAGGTGATTATGTCCGAGCCGGACAACCGCTTTTTAAAATTGAAGACAGAATCTTTGCTGAACAGATGAAAAGTGCACAGGCAGCATTAATTACTGCGCAGGCTAATCTTTCGACTTCTAAAATTGATCTGGATAGAAAAAAGGAACTTTTTAAAAATAAAATGGTTTCCGAAATACAGGTGAAAGAAGCTGAAGCGGCTTATAATGCAGCTAGAGGAGCAGTAAGCCAATCAACATCTTCTATTGAATCTGCAAAGATCAATCTTAATTTTTCTACGATTAAAGCTCCGGTAAGCGGATTTGTCGGAAGATTCAACTATCGTTTGGGAAGCTTGATGACACCAGGCAATCAGGAAGCGATTACCCTACTGTCAGATATTCATCAGGTGTATACCTATTTCAGCTTAAGTGAAAATGACTTTAATAACTTCCAGAAACAGTATGTAGGAAGCAGTATTGATGAGGTTATTAAAAACACTCCGGCAGTATCTCTATTGCTTTCCGGTGGTGAAAAGTATGCTGAGACAGGAAGGATTGATGCCGTTGAAGGGCAGTTTAATAAAACTACGGGTTCTATTACTTTAAGAGCAAAATTCAACAACCCGAATAACATCCTGAGAAGCGGAAATACAGGAAAGATCTTATTGGATCAGTTTTACAGCAATGTTGTGTTGCTTCCAATTGCTTCTACCAGAACCATTCAGGATAAAGTTTTTGTGTTTACGATCAAGAATGGAAAAGCAGAAATGCTTCCTGTAGAAGTTAATGGAAAAGCGGGTGATAATTTCATTGTTTCCAAAGGGTTGAAAGCTGGAGATCAGTATATCGTTTCCGGTTTCGACAGATTACAGCCGGGAACTCCTGTAGTGGCACAAAAGAAAAATGCTCAACAGAAAAAATCGTAA
- a CDS encoding Lrp/AsnC family transcriptional regulator, producing the protein MATENYTPDEKDLSILRLLQKDAKMSVRDISARINLSPTPTHERIKRMEKQGIIKEYTAVVDRKKVNKGMMVICMIALNVHNKKTAGKFIEEVSKLKEVVEFYNISGDFDFMLKILAPNMDEFHEFFINKLSEIEGIGQTKSIFVMSSIKESAQIV; encoded by the coding sequence ATGGCAACAGAAAATTACACTCCCGACGAAAAAGACCTTTCTATCCTACGTCTTCTTCAAAAAGATGCCAAGATGAGCGTCCGTGATATTTCAGCAAGAATTAACCTGAGCCCTACTCCTACCCATGAACGCATTAAGCGTATGGAAAAACAAGGAATCATCAAAGAATATACTGCTGTTGTGGACCGAAAAAAAGTGAATAAAGGAATGATGGTTATCTGTATGATCGCCTTGAATGTTCATAATAAAAAAACAGCAGGAAAATTCATTGAAGAGGTCAGCAAATTGAAAGAAGTGGTTGAGTTCTATAATATCAGCGGGGATTTTGATTTTATGCTCAAAATCCTGGCTCCCAATATGGATGAATTTCATGAATTTTTCATCAATAAACTATCGGAAATTGAAGGAATTGGCCAGACCAAAAGTATTTTCGTAATGAGCAGCATTAAGGAAAGCGCCCAAATCGTATAA
- a CDS encoding MFS transporter, with product MDTRKNVILILASVGTFVEALDIAIINLTIPSIQEQFHIGAGTVQWLQTLYVLFFGGCLIIGGKLSDQIGRKKIFLLGALIFMLTSLGAGLSESFNVLAIFRALQGLGAALVMPAALSIVTNTFREEQERNRAIGIFSSFAAIGSGSGLSVGGIISTYLSWHWVFLINVPILLITLILSYYYLPTDEKNEKAQKTDVISGVLMVVGLLSLTYGTHELVHIKEEPFLVIGSLVVAVLFLVMVFFRLKTVAEPLFDLKLFRHGSLVVSNAAFFTLGAFFIGFLFLISLMLQKDMGYSAASAGLMLVPFSVLSALTAKFILPHVSKRLSSSQMGVLGWSFMLAGGLLLLISVYTGHPLTMVLLGSACISGIGMTFCFTALSVMGIQDVEPSNYGLASSLSSTSYFLGAGIGLSFMTLMSQVFPSEFAVGSLNLIVLISYALLALGMLFYFILKGLKVKQTEVAVS from the coding sequence ATGGATACAAGGAAAAATGTAATATTAATTTTAGCATCGGTGGGAACTTTTGTGGAGGCTTTGGATATTGCCATTATTAATTTAACCATTCCTTCTATCCAGGAGCAGTTTCATATCGGAGCAGGAACCGTTCAGTGGTTACAGACACTGTATGTATTGTTTTTTGGAGGTTGTCTGATTATTGGCGGAAAGCTTTCCGATCAGATAGGAAGAAAGAAAATATTTCTATTAGGAGCCCTTATTTTTATGTTGACTTCATTAGGAGCTGGCCTTTCCGAAAGTTTTAATGTGTTAGCTATATTTCGTGCTTTGCAGGGATTGGGGGCTGCATTGGTGATGCCGGCAGCTTTGTCTATTGTAACCAATACTTTCAGGGAGGAACAGGAAAGAAACCGTGCTATCGGAATCTTCAGTTCTTTTGCTGCCATTGGTTCAGGAAGTGGACTTTCCGTAGGTGGAATTATCAGTACATACCTAAGCTGGCACTGGGTTTTCCTTATTAATGTTCCAATTCTCTTAATCACATTAATTTTGTCTTATTATTACTTACCAACGGATGAGAAAAATGAAAAGGCACAAAAAACAGATGTTATTTCAGGAGTATTAATGGTTGTTGGTCTTTTGAGCCTTACATATGGAACACACGAGCTGGTTCATATCAAAGAAGAACCCTTTCTTGTGATAGGTTCATTAGTAGTTGCTGTGCTGTTTTTAGTGATGGTATTCTTCAGGCTGAAAACTGTTGCGGAACCTTTATTTGATTTGAAATTATTCAGACATGGTTCCTTGGTGGTTTCCAATGCCGCTTTTTTCACGTTGGGAGCATTTTTCATCGGGTTTTTATTCCTGATCTCTTTAATGCTTCAGAAGGATATGGGATATAGTGCAGCTTCAGCAGGATTAATGCTTGTGCCATTTAGTGTTCTGTCAGCTTTAACGGCTAAATTTATACTGCCTCATGTTTCAAAACGATTGAGTTCATCTCAAATGGGAGTATTAGGATGGTCATTTATGCTGGCAGGGGGATTATTGCTGTTGATTTCGGTGTATACGGGTCATCCGTTAACCATGGTTTTGTTAGGGTCTGCTTGTATTTCGGGAATAGGGATGACGTTCTGTTTTACTGCGCTTTCAGTGATGGGAATTCAGGATGTTGAACCTTCCAATTACGGATTGGCATCAAGTTTGAGTTCTACAAGTTACTTCCTGGGAGCTGGAATCGGGCTTTCATTCATGACTTTAATGAGTCAGGTCTTTCCTTCAGAATTTGCAGTAGGAAGCCTGAATCTGATCGTACTGATTAGTTATGCTCTTTTAGCCCTTGGAATGTTATTCTATTTTATATTAAAAGGCTTAAAAGTGAAGCAGACAGAAGTTGCTGTTTCATGA
- a CDS encoding formylglycine-generating enzyme family protein, producing the protein MIKNKFAILLGALILISCEKHKNKIDWIYVEGGHFEEGKNQIIISPKGDTIHNFTSPNRVVELDGFYISKFEITVKQFKEFCEETGREMPSPPIESAYGQKVYYKWIDENPMLATWDEASSFAKWAGGRLPTEAEWEYAAKGGKQTKGYRYSGSNNPIEVGWVKENSDSIFHKVGLLKPNELGIHDMTGNVSEWVFDWYNPEKDGLVSKKNPRGPKDGAYKISKGASWFYESQSSDGKPLEYGIHMPEVRYQSPRNTRNDGFGFRIAKNK; encoded by the coding sequence ATGATAAAAAATAAATTTGCAATTCTTCTAGGGGCTCTAATTCTCATTTCATGTGAAAAGCATAAAAACAAAATTGATTGGATTTATGTAGAAGGTGGTCATTTCGAAGAAGGAAAAAATCAGATAATTATCAGTCCCAAAGGTGACACAATACACAATTTTACAAGCCCCAATCGTGTAGTTGAGCTTGATGGTTTTTACATTAGTAAATTTGAAATAACGGTTAAGCAGTTTAAAGAATTTTGCGAAGAGACCGGTAGAGAAATGCCGTCTCCTCCAATTGAAAGTGCGTATGGACAAAAAGTGTATTATAAATGGATAGACGAAAATCCTATGCTCGCAACTTGGGATGAAGCAAGTAGTTTTGCAAAGTGGGCTGGTGGAAGATTGCCAACTGAGGCAGAGTGGGAATATGCAGCCAAAGGTGGAAAGCAAACAAAAGGTTACAGATATAGTGGAAGCAATAACCCAATTGAGGTTGGATGGGTAAAAGAAAATTCTGATAGTATTTTTCATAAAGTCGGACTTCTTAAACCTAATGAGCTTGGAATACATGATATGACTGGCAATGTTAGTGAATGGGTTTTTGATTGGTACAATCCTGAAAAGGATGGTTTAGTAAGTAAGAAAAATCCAAGAGGACCTAAAGACGGAGCTTATAAAATATCAAAAGGCGCAAGCTGGTTCTACGAATCACAAAGTTCAGATGGTAAGCCATTAGAATATGGAATTCATATGCCAGAAGTTAGATACCAATCTCCCCGTAACACTCGCAATGACGGATTTGGATTTAGAATAGCAAAAAATAAATAA
- a CDS encoding helix-turn-helix domain-containing protein: MKILIDRTFKNEKSRPNFKRIYEDLIHFKYPDKRKELCEILDKEKLTDYDLIRLNINLFGDQQHNQKLKAYDKETIIRMLNYQKKNRLSNTQLAIHFNLSRNTVAKWKKSFQ; encoded by the coding sequence ATGAAAATTTTAATTGACAGGACTTTTAAAAATGAAAAGAGTAGACCCAATTTTAAAAGGATCTATGAAGATCTCATTCATTTTAAATATCCGGATAAAAGAAAAGAGCTTTGTGAAATATTAGACAAAGAAAAGCTTACAGATTACGACTTGATACGGTTGAATATTAATTTATTTGGTGATCAGCAACATAATCAAAAGCTAAAAGCTTATGATAAAGAAACCATTATCAGGATGTTGAACTATCAGAAAAAGAACAGACTGAGTAATACTCAATTGGCAATCCACTTTAACCTCAGTAGAAATACGGTAGCTAAATGGAAAAAAAGCTTCCAATGA